In Oryza sativa Japonica Group chromosome 2, ASM3414082v1, the following are encoded in one genomic region:
- the LOC4331000 gene encoding ubiquitin carboxyl-terminal hydrolase 23 isoform X1 — MMGEAEEGLMHRRIEFHAARRPPRAVEGAGGRFWVEILSPDADKAAVVAAARSEGLVRGLEKGEGSGGGIDPELRVARMYLRRIGAGLQNFGNTCYLNSVLQCLTYTEPFVAYLQSGEHMSSCRTIGFCALCALQRHVNSALQSTGKILRPVHIVRNLRCISRSFRISRQEDAHELMVSLLESMHKCCLPSGVPSGSPSAYEKSLVHRIFGGLLRSQVRCTTCSHCSNKFDPFLDLSLEIANAATLVKALQHFTAEELLDGGEKQYNCEHCRQKVVAKKRFMIEKAPSVLTIHLKRFSPFNPRHKIDKKVQFQPTLNLKPYVSNPEVYQVREADVLRQKAYMLFYVRDRTRSSVMYSDNCTVNLSVNKMISEKITCMNGSIKKDTVETKTLRVPSLVKEDVNLKKQNSENGQSSNISNAPQDQCSKSHSNTEVLEAAASPNNDPASTQKASCIRPDTAAVNLPMKTEQTAPDNRREITSPAQADVSVLHNASFNQKLYEKQLQEHQLETDDALTDSRKDAPAALCTYGVGDGLLGRNGQSSEPHIGPCPAALPIHNGGEGLLGANGQASEAHSGPCSSAFPIHNGGEGLLGASGQSSEPHTGPCPAALPIHDGGQGLLGPNGQASEPHTDSCPAAFPIHSGGEGLLGANGQASELHTDPCPAAFPIHSGGEGLLGANGQASEPHTDPCPAAFPIHSAGEGLLGANGQDSEHRTGPIPAAFPVWNGTGVILEKYGQVSGPADPFCKPTPTISDTVSIAQIIPTEHAAVSNGTVSSSDDLTGNTEANESSEFVKNYGEQVMVRDLSAETSGDRANADEQTSMQNNTLEVGKDVAKDTDNVANAEEQVLNHPLAEQVKSEKQIYPGISTTLICSEDTTQLIDKDTGSGKLNKKMNCKSKRQVKYPAVRMFFGPKQLLLASVKLHKKRKHKRSKKHHALSVHIESIITDQQTSTSETVFSKIISHKSRGQKRSCASASSEDGTQLFNKKQHIEGTTNSVPMDNNDTKLASADSNDAKLASAELPSSCTNSLVNQTDSRNNVNANERGPWHFNLLTRGLREITVPRWDDTEIKNTKETEILHPRTRSIGYVLDEWDEEYDRGKRKKIRKPKHGFSGPNPFQETANIRSRQRMRLQSDQTKSGNQPLRI, encoded by the exons ATGatgggggaggcggaggaggggctGATGCACAGGAGGATTGAGTTCcacgcggcgaggaggccgccgcgTGCGGTGGAGGGGGCGGGAGGGAGGTTTTGGGTGGAGATCCTGAGCCCGGATGCCGAtaaggcggcggtggtggcggcggcgaggagcgaggGGCTGGTCAGGGGGTTGGAGAAGGGGGAGGGTAGCGGGGGTGGGATCGACCCGGAGCTTCGCGTCGCGAGGATGTACTTGCGGAGAATT GGAGCTGGCttgcaaaattttggcaatacctGCTACCTCAACTCGGTTCTGCAATGCTTGACGTATACCGAGCCGTTCGTGGCCTACTTGCAGAGTGGGGAGCACATGTCCTCAT gtCGGACTATCGGATTCTGTGCTTTATGTGCTCTTCAAAGACATGTAAATTCTGCTCTACAGTCAACTGGGAAGATATTGAGACCTGTGCACATTGTCAGAAATTTAAGAT GCATTTCTCGTAGTTTCCGCATCTCAAGGCAGGAAGACGCACATGAGCTAATGGTTAGCTTGCTTGAGTCCATGCACAAATGTTGTTTACCTTCTGGTGTACCAAGTGGGTCGCCAAGTGCTTATGAGAAGAGCCTAGTTCACAGAATATTTGGTGGTCTCTTAAGAAGTCAG GTGAGATGCACAACTTGCTCACACTGTTCCAACAAATTTGATCCTTTCCTGGATCTCAGCCTTGAAATTGCCAATGCTGCTACTCTGGTAAAAGCACTTCAACACTTTACTGCGGAAGAGCTACTGGATGGTGGGGAAAAGCAGTACAACTGCGAGCACTGCAGGCAGAAAGTAGTAGCCAAGAAGAGGTTTATGATTGAGAAGGCTCCCTCTGTGTTGACAATTCATCTAAAGCGCTTTAGTCCTTTCAACCCTCGTCACAAGATCGACAAAAAAGTGCAGTTTCAaccaactttaaatttaaagccATATGTCAGCAATCCTGAG GTTTACCAAGTTCGTGAGGCAGATGTGCTGAGGCAGAAAGCATACATGCTATTTTATGTGCGCGACAGAACAAGGAGCTCAGTGATGTACAGTGATAATTGTACTGTTAATTTATCAGTAAATAAAATGATCTCCGAGAAGATCACATGTATGAATGGTTCAATTAAAAAAGATACAGTGGAAACGAAAACACTGAGAGTTCCCTCACTTGTCAAAGAAGATGTGAACTTGAAGAAACAGAACTCAGAAAATGGTCAATCTAGCAATATTAGCAATGCTCCACAGGACCAGTGTTCAAAAAGTCATAGCAACACTGAAGTGCTTGAAGCTGCAGCATCCCCAAACAATGACCCAGCTTCAACACAGAAAGCTTCTTGCATACGTCCAGATACAGCTGCTGTTAACTTGCCCATGAAAACAGAGCAAACAGCTCCAGACAATCGAAGGGAAATAACATCTCCAGCACAAGCTGATGTTTCTGTTCTTCACAATGCAAGTTTCAATCAGAAGTTGTATGAGAAGCAGCTACAGGAGCATCAACTAGAAACTGATGATGCACTTACTGATTCCAGGAAAGATGCCCCTGCTGCCTTGTGCACATATGGTGTTGGGGATGGTTTGTTGGGGAGAAATGGCCAGTCTTCTGAACCTCACATAGGTCCATGCCCTGCTGCTCTTCCTATACACAATGGTGGTGAAGGATTGCTGGGGGCAAATGGCCAGGCATCTGAAGCTCACTCAGGTCCTTGCTCTTCTGCCTTTCCTATACATAATGGTGGCGAAGGATTGTTGGGGGCAAGTGGCCAGTCTTCTGAACCTCACACAGGTCCATGCCCTGCTGCTCTTCCTATACACGATGGTGGTCAAGGATTATTGGGGCCAAATGGCCAGGCTTCTGAACCTCACACAGATTCTTGCCCTGCTGCCTTTCCTATACACAGTGGCGGTGAAGGACTGTTGGGGGCAAATGGTCAGGCTTCTGAACTTCACACAGATCCTTGCCCTGCTGCCTTTCCTATACACAGTGGCGGTGAAGGATTGTTGGGGGCAAATGGTCAGGCTTCTGAACCTCACACAGATCCTTGCCCTGCTGCCTTTCCTATACACAGTGCCGGTGAAGGATTGTTGGGGGCAAATGGCCAGGATTCTGAACATCGAACAGGTCCAATCCCTGCTGCCTTTCCTGTATGGAATGGCACTGGTGTAATATTGGAGAAATATGGTCAGGTTTCTGGGCCAGCAGATCCATTTTGCAAGCCAACTCCTACCATAAGTGATACAGTGTCTATTGCACAAATCATCCCAACTGAG CATGCTGCTGTTTCTAATGGAACAGTATCTAGTAGTGATGATTTAACTGGCAATACTGAAGCTAACGAGTCATCAGAGTTTGTAAAGAATTACGGCGAACAAGTTATGGTGAGGGATCTTTCTGCAGAGACCTCTGGTGATAGAGCAAATGCAGATGAGCAG ACTTCAATGCAGAATAACACACTGGAAGTTGGTAAGGATGTTGCAAAGGACACTGATAATGTGGCAAATGCCGAGGAGCAGGTATTGAACCACCCCTTGGCCGAGCAGGTAAAATCTGAGAAGCAAATATATCCTGGAATTTCTACAACATTGATTTGCTCTGAAGACACAACACAGTTGATAGATAAGGATACAGGCAGTggcaaattaaataaaaagatgaATTGCAAGTCAAAGAGGCAAGTGAAGTATCCTGCTGTTCGCATGTTTTTTGGGCCCAAACAACTGTTACTGGCATCAGTAAAACTGCACAAGAAAAGGAAACACAAGAGATCCAAAAAACACCATGCACTTTCTGTGCACATTGAAAGCATCATCACTGATCAGCAGACATCAACATCAGAAACTGTTTTCTCAAAGATCATATCACATAAATCCCGTGGACAGAAACGTTCTTGTGCCAGTGCAAGTTCTGAGGATGGCACTCAGCTGTTCAACAAGAAACAGCATATCGAAGGAACCACCAACAGTGTTCCCATGGACAACAACGATACAAAACTTGCTAGCGCTGACAGCAACGATGCAAAACTTGCTAGCGCCGAGCTACCAAGCTCATGTACAAACTCTCTGGTGAACCAGACTGATTCAAGAAACAATGTAAATGCAAATGAGAGAGGCCCCTGGCATTTTAATCTCCTCACAAGGGGTTTAAGAGAAATTACTG TGCCACGTTGGGATGACACTGAGATTAAAAATACGAAGGAAACAGAGATACTACATCCAAGGACTAGAAGCATCGGCTATGTGCTAGATGAATG GGACGAGGAGTATGATCGCGGCAAGAGAAAGAAGATCAGGAAACCAAAGCATGGCTTCAGTGGGCCGAACCCTTTCCAGGAGACGGCCAACATCAGATCACGGCAGAGGATGAGACTACAGTCTGACCAGACCAAATCTGGGAACCAGCCTCTCAGGATATAA
- the LOC4331000 gene encoding ubiquitin carboxyl-terminal hydrolase 23 codes for MMGEAEEGLMHRRIEFHAARRPPRAVEGAGGRFWVEILSPDADKAAVVAAARSEGLVRGLEKGEGSGGGIDPELRVARMYLRRIGAGLQNFGNTCYLNSVLQCLTYTEPFVAYLQSGEHMSSCRTIGFCALCALQRHVNSALQSTGKILRPVHIVRNLRCISRSFRISRQEDAHELMVSLLESMHKCCLPSGVPSGSPSAYEKSLVHRIFGGLLRSQVRCTTCSHCSNKFDPFLDLSLEIANAATLVKALQHFTAEELLDGGEKQYNCEHCRQKVVAKKRFMIEKAPSVLTIHLKRFSPFNPRHKIDKKVQFQPTLNLKPYVSNPEGMEFKYSLYGVLVHAGWNTQSGHYYCFVRTSSGIWHNLDDNKVYQVREADVLRQKAYMLFYVRDRTRSSVMYSDNCTVNLSVNKMISEKITCMNGSIKKDTVETKTLRVPSLVKEDVNLKKQNSENGQSSNISNAPQDQCSKSHSNTEVLEAAASPNNDPASTQKASCIRPDTAAVNLPMKTEQTAPDNRREITSPAQADVSVLHNASFNQKLYEKQLQEHQLETDDALTDSRKDAPAALCTYGVGDGLLGRNGQSSEPHIGPCPAALPIHNGGEGLLGANGQASEAHSGPCSSAFPIHNGGEGLLGASGQSSEPHTGPCPAALPIHDGGQGLLGPNGQASEPHTDSCPAAFPIHSGGEGLLGANGQASELHTDPCPAAFPIHSGGEGLLGANGQASEPHTDPCPAAFPIHSAGEGLLGANGQDSEHRTGPIPAAFPVWNGTGVILEKYGQVSGPADPFCKPTPTISDTVSIAQIIPTEHAAVSNGTVSSSDDLTGNTEANESSEFVKNYGEQVMVRDLSAETSGDRANADEQTSMQNNTLEVGKDVAKDTDNVANAEEQVLNHPLAEQVKSEKQIYPGISTTLICSEDTTQLIDKDTGSGKLNKKMNCKSKRQVKYPAVRMFFGPKQLLLASVKLHKKRKHKRSKKHHALSVHIESIITDQQTSTSETVFSKIISHKSRGQKRSCASASSEDGTQLFNKKQHIEGTTNSVPMDNNDTKLASADSNDAKLASAELPSSCTNSLVNQTDSRNNVNANERGPWHFNLLTRGLREITVPRWDDTEIKNTKETEILHPRTRSIGYVLDEWDEEYDRGKRKKIRKPKHGFSGPNPFQETANIRSRQRMRLQSDQTKSGNQPLRI; via the exons ATGatgggggaggcggaggaggggctGATGCACAGGAGGATTGAGTTCcacgcggcgaggaggccgccgcgTGCGGTGGAGGGGGCGGGAGGGAGGTTTTGGGTGGAGATCCTGAGCCCGGATGCCGAtaaggcggcggtggtggcggcggcgaggagcgaggGGCTGGTCAGGGGGTTGGAGAAGGGGGAGGGTAGCGGGGGTGGGATCGACCCGGAGCTTCGCGTCGCGAGGATGTACTTGCGGAGAATT GGAGCTGGCttgcaaaattttggcaatacctGCTACCTCAACTCGGTTCTGCAATGCTTGACGTATACCGAGCCGTTCGTGGCCTACTTGCAGAGTGGGGAGCACATGTCCTCAT gtCGGACTATCGGATTCTGTGCTTTATGTGCTCTTCAAAGACATGTAAATTCTGCTCTACAGTCAACTGGGAAGATATTGAGACCTGTGCACATTGTCAGAAATTTAAGAT GCATTTCTCGTAGTTTCCGCATCTCAAGGCAGGAAGACGCACATGAGCTAATGGTTAGCTTGCTTGAGTCCATGCACAAATGTTGTTTACCTTCTGGTGTACCAAGTGGGTCGCCAAGTGCTTATGAGAAGAGCCTAGTTCACAGAATATTTGGTGGTCTCTTAAGAAGTCAG GTGAGATGCACAACTTGCTCACACTGTTCCAACAAATTTGATCCTTTCCTGGATCTCAGCCTTGAAATTGCCAATGCTGCTACTCTGGTAAAAGCACTTCAACACTTTACTGCGGAAGAGCTACTGGATGGTGGGGAAAAGCAGTACAACTGCGAGCACTGCAGGCAGAAAGTAGTAGCCAAGAAGAGGTTTATGATTGAGAAGGCTCCCTCTGTGTTGACAATTCATCTAAAGCGCTTTAGTCCTTTCAACCCTCGTCACAAGATCGACAAAAAAGTGCAGTTTCAaccaactttaaatttaaagccATATGTCAGCAATCCTGAG ggtATGGAGTTCAAATACAGCCTTTATGGTGTTTTGGTTCATGCTGGTTGGAATACACAGTCAGGTCACTATTATTGCTTTGTTCGGACTTCTAGTGGCATATGGCACAATCTTGATGATAACAAG GTTTACCAAGTTCGTGAGGCAGATGTGCTGAGGCAGAAAGCATACATGCTATTTTATGTGCGCGACAGAACAAGGAGCTCAGTGATGTACAGTGATAATTGTACTGTTAATTTATCAGTAAATAAAATGATCTCCGAGAAGATCACATGTATGAATGGTTCAATTAAAAAAGATACAGTGGAAACGAAAACACTGAGAGTTCCCTCACTTGTCAAAGAAGATGTGAACTTGAAGAAACAGAACTCAGAAAATGGTCAATCTAGCAATATTAGCAATGCTCCACAGGACCAGTGTTCAAAAAGTCATAGCAACACTGAAGTGCTTGAAGCTGCAGCATCCCCAAACAATGACCCAGCTTCAACACAGAAAGCTTCTTGCATACGTCCAGATACAGCTGCTGTTAACTTGCCCATGAAAACAGAGCAAACAGCTCCAGACAATCGAAGGGAAATAACATCTCCAGCACAAGCTGATGTTTCTGTTCTTCACAATGCAAGTTTCAATCAGAAGTTGTATGAGAAGCAGCTACAGGAGCATCAACTAGAAACTGATGATGCACTTACTGATTCCAGGAAAGATGCCCCTGCTGCCTTGTGCACATATGGTGTTGGGGATGGTTTGTTGGGGAGAAATGGCCAGTCTTCTGAACCTCACATAGGTCCATGCCCTGCTGCTCTTCCTATACACAATGGTGGTGAAGGATTGCTGGGGGCAAATGGCCAGGCATCTGAAGCTCACTCAGGTCCTTGCTCTTCTGCCTTTCCTATACATAATGGTGGCGAAGGATTGTTGGGGGCAAGTGGCCAGTCTTCTGAACCTCACACAGGTCCATGCCCTGCTGCTCTTCCTATACACGATGGTGGTCAAGGATTATTGGGGCCAAATGGCCAGGCTTCTGAACCTCACACAGATTCTTGCCCTGCTGCCTTTCCTATACACAGTGGCGGTGAAGGACTGTTGGGGGCAAATGGTCAGGCTTCTGAACTTCACACAGATCCTTGCCCTGCTGCCTTTCCTATACACAGTGGCGGTGAAGGATTGTTGGGGGCAAATGGTCAGGCTTCTGAACCTCACACAGATCCTTGCCCTGCTGCCTTTCCTATACACAGTGCCGGTGAAGGATTGTTGGGGGCAAATGGCCAGGATTCTGAACATCGAACAGGTCCAATCCCTGCTGCCTTTCCTGTATGGAATGGCACTGGTGTAATATTGGAGAAATATGGTCAGGTTTCTGGGCCAGCAGATCCATTTTGCAAGCCAACTCCTACCATAAGTGATACAGTGTCTATTGCACAAATCATCCCAACTGAG CATGCTGCTGTTTCTAATGGAACAGTATCTAGTAGTGATGATTTAACTGGCAATACTGAAGCTAACGAGTCATCAGAGTTTGTAAAGAATTACGGCGAACAAGTTATGGTGAGGGATCTTTCTGCAGAGACCTCTGGTGATAGAGCAAATGCAGATGAGCAG ACTTCAATGCAGAATAACACACTGGAAGTTGGTAAGGATGTTGCAAAGGACACTGATAATGTGGCAAATGCCGAGGAGCAGGTATTGAACCACCCCTTGGCCGAGCAGGTAAAATCTGAGAAGCAAATATATCCTGGAATTTCTACAACATTGATTTGCTCTGAAGACACAACACAGTTGATAGATAAGGATACAGGCAGTggcaaattaaataaaaagatgaATTGCAAGTCAAAGAGGCAAGTGAAGTATCCTGCTGTTCGCATGTTTTTTGGGCCCAAACAACTGTTACTGGCATCAGTAAAACTGCACAAGAAAAGGAAACACAAGAGATCCAAAAAACACCATGCACTTTCTGTGCACATTGAAAGCATCATCACTGATCAGCAGACATCAACATCAGAAACTGTTTTCTCAAAGATCATATCACATAAATCCCGTGGACAGAAACGTTCTTGTGCCAGTGCAAGTTCTGAGGATGGCACTCAGCTGTTCAACAAGAAACAGCATATCGAAGGAACCACCAACAGTGTTCCCATGGACAACAACGATACAAAACTTGCTAGCGCTGACAGCAACGATGCAAAACTTGCTAGCGCCGAGCTACCAAGCTCATGTACAAACTCTCTGGTGAACCAGACTGATTCAAGAAACAATGTAAATGCAAATGAGAGAGGCCCCTGGCATTTTAATCTCCTCACAAGGGGTTTAAGAGAAATTACTG TGCCACGTTGGGATGACACTGAGATTAAAAATACGAAGGAAACAGAGATACTACATCCAAGGACTAGAAGCATCGGCTATGTGCTAGATGAATG GGACGAGGAGTATGATCGCGGCAAGAGAAAGAAGATCAGGAAACCAAAGCATGGCTTCAGTGGGCCGAACCCTTTCCAGGAGACGGCCAACATCAGATCACGGCAGAGGATGAGACTACAGTCTGACCAGACCAAATCTGGGAACCAGCCTCTCAGGATATAA
- the LOC4331002 gene encoding protein POLARALIZATION DURING ASYMMETRIC DIVISION AND REDISTRIBUTION, translating to MAMERNAAPRVSASSSAAASPSTVGALLSKASVAAAPAREIPSPRSLLSRILHRSGGGGGFGCRLRLPRYCSSGAAAKEDAAAEYVEVEVEAEAAAPKVVGRQAVDRESPRSSLGKKAAEEVSPASLGLGASLMLLLSKSAAELNRMAELRAQMERLVLDTKGEEEARSSNHPNASDDHADITKEEPTAFSGGALSRCSRTAAAPGNAGHHAAVPMDQMEAELEAELTLLQCATPRRDRQLEIGDDEEESTDTHAATFADADDDTDGADDEEEEEEESGAAAQGGVSARELERRLHELLQWRHEERIAELETALERARKRLQEKEREVCWWRNTAKLVTRHKDDSRLR from the exons ATGGCGATGGAGAGAAACGCGGCGCCGCGCGTctcggcctcgtcgtcggcggcggcgtcgccctcCACCGTCGGTGCGCTCCTCTCGAAGGCCTCGGTGGCTGCCGCTCCCGCACGCGAGATCCCCTCGCCGCGGTCGCTGCTGTCGCGCATCCTCCataggagtggcggcggcggcggcttcgggtGTCGCCTTCGCCTCCCCCGATACTGCTCCAGCGGCGCGGCCGCCaaggaggacgccgccgccgagtacGTGGAGGTTGAGGTTGAGGCGGAGGCTGCGGCGCCGAAGGTGGTGGGCCGCCAAGCGGTTGATCGCGAGTCGCCTCGGAGCTCGCTCG ggaagaaggcggcggaggaggtgtcGCCGGCGAGCCTGGGGCTGGGCGCGAGCCTCATGCTGCTGCTCTCCAAGAGCGCGGCGGAGCTGAACAGGATGGCGGAGCTCCGCGCCCAGATGGAGCGGCTGGTGCTCGACAccaagggggaggaggaggcgcggagcAGCAACCACCCCAACGCGTCCGACGATCACGCCGACATCACCAAGGAGGAGCCCACCGCCTTCTCCGGCGGCGCATTATCCCGCTGCTCAcgcacggccgccgccccgGGAAACGCAGGGCACCACGCCGCCGTTCCAATGGACCAGATGGAagcggagctcgaggcggaGCTGACGCTCCTGCAATGCGCGACTCCTCGTCGGGATCGTCAACTCGAG atcggcgacgacgaggaggagtcCACGGACACCCACGCGGCCACcttcgccgacgccgacgatgaCACGGACGGTgctgacgacgaggaggaggaggaggaggagagcggggcggcggcgcagggcggCGTGTCGGCGAGGGAGCTGGAGAGGAGGCTGCACGAGCTGCTCCAGTGGCGGCACGAGGAGCGGATCGCGGAGCTGGAGACGGCGCTGGAGCGCGCCAGGAAGAGGCTGCAGGAGAAGGAGCGCGAGGTTTGCTGGTGGCGCAACACCGCCAAGCTCGTCACCCGCCACAAGGACGACTCCCGCCTCAGATAG
- the LOC4331003 gene encoding protein NCA1, whose amino-acid sequence MSSLCPFAKLASAGATCPVKSDNKTTSCPVTANNHTDDDDNEKTGNANTDPRVVPAKCPFGYDSNNTFKLGPLSCVVCHALLHQSSKCTPCSHKFCKACILRFKDCPLCGADIQGIEPDDELQGLVDRFIDGHARIKRSHAAGDGEAASDKTKVIYEHVSMERGAFLVQQAMRAFRAQNIESAKSRLSMCAEDIREELKSKEDNQELCSQLGAVLGMLGDCCRTLGDAPSAITYYEESAEFLSKLPKKDLELVHTLSVSLNKIGDLCYYDGDLHSARSYYARSLDVRRSAVKEHSAVASQVIDVATSLAKVADVDRNLGNESMAVEGFEEAIKCLENLKLESGEASLEQRRLSVLDFLQKQLDDK is encoded by the exons ATGAGCTCTCTATGCCCGTTTGCCAAACTCGCCTCTGCTGGCGCCACATGCCCCGTAAAATCAGACAACAAAACCACCTCATGTCCTGTCACAGCCAACAAtcacaccgacgacgacgataaTGAAAAAACTGGCAATGCTAACACCGATCCTCGTGTGGTGCCAGCAAAGTGCCCCTTTGGCTATGACTCCAACAACACCTTCAAGCTTGGCCCACTCAGCTGCGTGGTCTGCCACGCTCTGCTACATCAAAGCAGCAAATGCACCCCGTGCTCGCACAAGTTCTGCAA GGCATGCATATTGCGCTTTAAGGACTGTCCATTGTGTGGTGCTGACATCCAAGGGATCGAGCCTGATGATGAGCTTCAAGGCCTTGTCGACCGCTTCATTGATGGCCATGCCCGAATCAAGAGATCACATGCTGCAGGCGATGGTGAAGCCGCAAGTGACAAGACCAAGGTCATTTACGAGCATGTCTCCATGGAGAGAGGAGCTTTTCTGGTCCAGCAAGCGATGAGG GCTTTTCGCGCACAGAACATTGAAAGTGCAAAGTCAAGGCTCAGTATGTGTGCAGAAGACATCAGGGAAGAGTTGAAATCTAAAGAAGACAACCAAGAACTGTGTTCTCAACTTGGAGCTGTGTTAGGAATGCTTGGGGACTGCTG TCGGACCTTGGGAGATGCTCCTTCAGCAATCACTTACTATGAAGAAAGTGCTGAATTCCTCTCGAAATTGCCCAAAAAGGATCTGGAG TTGGTCCATACTCTCTCAGTTTCACTAAATAAAATTGGAGATCTTTGCTATTATGATGGGGACCTCCACTCAGCAAGAAGCTATTATGCGCGTTCGTTGGACGTTCGCAGAAGTGCAGTAAAAGAACACTCAGCTGTGGCTTCCCAG GTCATTGATGTAGCAACTTCTCTTGCCAAAGTTGCGGATGTCGATAGAAATCTTGGGAACGAAAGCATGGCAGTTGAGGGTTTTGAGGAAGCAATTAAATGCCTTGAGAATTTGAAGCTGGAATCTGGAGAGGCCAGTCTTGAGCAGCGG CGTCTCTCGGTTCTCGACTTTCTACAAAAACAACTGGATGACAAGTGA